In Pseudoduganella albidiflava, a single window of DNA contains:
- a CDS encoding putative type VI secretion system effector, whose protein sequence is MTNFLDHPAPAGLVKLSGKISNYTVTSESASFFFTRSDQTKLGLIAIAASLAEMGGQAMSVASNASAMEEEADYVRCDIDGMKVSGWLWRSPFKDGDIVDAAVEWRTDHYELLGMARPADRTVALYPHCSRSMVPHVKNAIKWWLYVSLFFDVGMLVLMSSVDEVTLEQAWASFFDEDFRWFMLGMHVVIAIATHDMTRRWAPFAKVAEKVFSTLGLPNPKSTDLVKSSKGRHQPNDSMEYGVMYFRY, encoded by the coding sequence ATGACAAATTTCTTGGATCATCCTGCGCCCGCCGGCCTGGTAAAGCTGAGCGGGAAAATAAGCAACTATACGGTGACGAGCGAGAGCGCGAGCTTTTTCTTCACTAGAAGCGACCAGACCAAGTTAGGACTGATCGCCATTGCGGCTTCACTGGCCGAAATGGGTGGGCAGGCGATGTCCGTCGCCAGCAATGCCAGCGCAATGGAAGAGGAGGCGGATTATGTGCGATGCGATATCGATGGAATGAAGGTTAGCGGATGGCTGTGGCGCAGCCCGTTCAAGGACGGCGATATCGTCGATGCAGCGGTGGAATGGCGAACCGACCATTACGAACTGCTGGGAATGGCCAGGCCGGCCGATCGAACGGTGGCGCTTTACCCGCACTGCAGCAGGTCGATGGTCCCTCACGTCAAGAATGCGATCAAGTGGTGGCTCTATGTTTCGCTGTTTTTCGACGTGGGCATGCTGGTTTTGATGAGTAGCGTGGATGAGGTCACACTCGAACAGGCCTGGGCTAGCTTTTTTGATGAAGATTTCAGATGGTTCATGCTGGGAATGCACGTCGTCATCGCGATTGCTACCCACGACATGACCAGAAGGTGGGCACCCTTTGCCAAGGTGGCCGAAAAAGTATTCTCCACCCTCGGTTTGCCCAACCCGAAAAGTACTGACCTGGTGAAATCTTCCAAAGGCCGGCACCAGCCCAACGATTCAATGGAGTACGGAGTCATGTATTTCCGATATTGA
- a CDS encoding DUF6708 domain-containing protein: MAKKRKSHETGVIARFSKKKPASQVATSFSLVKKTYPDAVELTGTPPGTRGMLLLSGCFGVAIGVVSANQIVENFFGNAELRVAHIITSIGYLAIIVAAIYLTTLCMRLELFKPEDEPIIFDRRHRKVYRVFMDSNLSWKGLFQPWPVRVAEHDWDLTVAEHHVSVDANTATISRVHALIFQVRKSRANAEIVDGFSVGSSLQLGELTVPVVWEYIRRFMEENGEHLPNGEHVIEIKKPASLWESILAVGLYGENFRI; this comes from the coding sequence ATGGCTAAGAAACGGAAAAGCCACGAAACTGGTGTAATTGCGCGGTTCAGCAAGAAAAAACCGGCATCTCAAGTTGCTACGTCTTTTTCTCTCGTTAAAAAAACATACCCAGACGCTGTAGAGCTGACTGGGACACCCCCTGGGACACGCGGAATGCTTCTGCTCAGCGGATGTTTTGGTGTAGCGATAGGGGTGGTCTCTGCTAATCAGATTGTGGAGAATTTTTTTGGAAATGCGGAGTTGCGTGTTGCACATATAATTACAAGCATTGGTTACCTTGCCATTATTGTAGCTGCTATTTACTTGACTACTCTCTGTATGAGGTTGGAGTTATTCAAGCCAGAGGACGAGCCGATAATATTTGACCGAAGACACCGTAAGGTCTACAGAGTATTTATGGATAGCAATTTGAGCTGGAAGGGGCTTTTCCAGCCATGGCCGGTTCGTGTGGCAGAACATGATTGGGATCTGACTGTGGCTGAACACCATGTTTCAGTGGACGCAAACACTGCGACCATATCAAGAGTGCATGCACTGATATTTCAAGTGAGAAAAAGCCGCGCCAATGCTGAGATCGTTGACGGGTTTTCTGTGGGGAGCAGTCTGCAGCTGGGGGAGCTAACTGTTCCGGTGGTTTGGGAGTATATCCGGCGATTTATGGAAGAGAATGGAGAGCACTTGCCCAACGGTGAACATGTGATTGAAATAAAGAAGCCTGCATCGCTTTGGGAATCAATTTTGGCTGTGGGTTTATATGGAGAAAATTTCCGGATATAG